Within Lagopus muta isolate bLagMut1 chromosome 1, bLagMut1 primary, whole genome shotgun sequence, the genomic segment TTGtatttggggggggagggagggggagagaaaaaaaaaaaaaagagaaaaaatcaaGTTGTAAGTAACCTCCTAAAAGTAAATTAGAGGCTTAAAACAATTCATGCCACACAGTGGCAAGCATTTTGAGCATGATTCAACATTGTATCCCCCACTccaaattttcttcctctgctcccctTCAATCTCAGCCTGTTTGCTCACAAACCCTTCCGTTCTTCAAAATTGCTAAGATTCTAACATATATCTTTCTTAACTCTTGCTTTATTATCTTTAATATAGTCACTTCAGGTTTCACTTGCTCCCCTTTAATCCTTCTACTTAGCAACGCCTTTATTAAACGAGCATCTACTGCATAGCTCAGCTGTCTTTATCCAGATTCTTACTGCTCGAAGTTCAAGTTCCCACCAGCCCAGAGTCAAGGATTACTATACTGTGGCTACTGAAAGACATTTACCACTTCAGTGTAAGGGACCAAACAAACTTCAAATGCCCAAAACATTAAGGTAAGTGTTCAACTTAATTGCATATAACTAAAAACCACAgaatcaagatttttttttcaaatacaaaaaacaTATCAGTCATCTACTATCTATAATCACACTGAAAGCTAATCATGACATGATCCTAGAATCGGTGTTACTCAAAGCTCAGTATAACAgcatacagaaaacattaatgAGATTTATTATATGGTTCACAAGacatcttgttttcttccaatcTCTCCTTTGCCTTTCCAGCCCTCTTTACCTCAGCAACTTCAGACTAGGCCTCCCAGGACACTATGGTGAATAGAAAGAACCTGTGTACCTTGCACTATTTCCAGACTACCGAGTGTGCAGAGCATGCCAGCTGGTGACAAACATATAATACAAAATAAGACAGCTCaacttttcctttgtatttctccCCCCTACTTTGCTGTCAGTCTAAAATGTGTAgattcattaaaattaaaaagcaaaaaaaaaaaaaaaaccacatggCATAGTCACATAGACTGTGCTCTACAAAGCCAAACTTAATGAAAAGCTTACACAGTGatgtaaatattaaatacatagcaaagaaacagcagctgctaATGCAATTCTGTGCTTTACTTACTACCTTCCAGCAGAACTCATATTTCTAACCActcatttcttcccatttgCAGCACCTCTAGCATGTCCTTGGTTTCACTGCTACTGTGCTCTCTTTTCTAAACTTGAGACTCATCCTGGTCAGGTGAGTTTTACAGAACAGGAGCAAGACTGCAAAGCTGTGCCCAAATCCACATACTCTAAGAagtccttccttctcttcaatGCAGTACTATTGTTAGAAGTCACCCTAAAACCCTTAATAGCATGTAAATTCCCTAGAAAAAATATTCCCAGAATATTCCAAGACTTCAGATTCAGCTTTCCACATCAACATCAATGCAGTCACATGCTATTGCAGTATAACTTAGGGCAACAGATATGTCTATTTCGATGAATCTGCAAATATGTGAACACTGCAAGAACCTCAACTTTACTTCAGTAAGTACAAAATTTTTACTTGCACGTAACATTACTGTGCAGGCTTAATGCGCTCATTTTCTAAGAGTAAACAATGAGAAAATCCCTCTTCAGTCCACTCAAAAGGATTTGTTTTGCCATAATTAAGAGAgaccaaaataagaaaataattggtcaaaattttacaaaaatagaaggcattagAAATGTAAATCACTGTTTAAGAAACTAACTCCcagcatttgcttttgctttccataTAGTTCACCACAGCAGATAGTTTCTACAccactacaggaaagacacaTCTGAAGACATTCCAAGGTATACAGTCAAATGTTGCTATCTGCTCACGTATGTAAAAACCTTGGAGACTCTGCTCACTTTGATTCTTACTACCGCTAGTGATTATTTCTCAAATTTCCACATCTGATTTTTATCTGCAGCATTACAAGTTCTCATTTCCACATCAGCACGCCCCTCAGCAGTACGATAAGCAGTAAGGCACTTTCCAGAATGAGGATGATAAATAGTCCCATCTTCTTTGAAATGCCATATAATAATTTCTGGGACAGGAGATCCATCTTTTGGGCAGCTCCTCATACCTATGAAATCCTCTTGCTCAGGGACTTCAGCACATAGCTCCGTCACAGAGTTAAACCTAAACTCTTTATTTGATGTGTATTCAAAAAATTGATTCCCTCCCTGACCATGACATCCAAAGAGAGAAAGGTGAGCTCCAGTAGGATTATGCTCTGGTAAAACGTAGTCAAGACACTCTGATGATATGCCTATGCTGCGGACAGCACCGTGCCAACCAGGACGATCTTCTGGTACGTGCAACtcagaaaagacatttttcaaataCCAGTTAAAACTCTTGCATTTCAAACGCTCTCTTAGTagctttctctcagaaatatctCCATAGTTTTCTTTTCTCGCTGGAGGATTTCTGTTGTAGAAGTGTTCTTTATACTCATCCATCCACACCTCAGCAGCACGTGCTGTGTTCTGAAGGAAATTCGGTCTAGCATACGGAGCACGCTTTGGAAACACATGGCCTACATGGGAGCACGGATGAATTTCTAGCATGCCTCCGCATTGCCACACTCTAAATGATAACTCTAAGTTCTCTCCTCCCCAGACATCCATTCCTGTATCATAGGTACCCAGGTACTCAAAATACTTCTTGCTGACAGCAAACAAGCCCCCAGCCATAGTTGGGGATCTGATTGGGTCTGTTTCAGATTTGCGCCTCAGCCGTTCGTGTTTCGGCACTGAGTGCCACTGGAACGTCAGTCGCCAGTCGAAGCCCCCGATCATGGGCTCCGCTGACTGCATGTAATACTCAAATGTGTTCCAGTCGATGGTGTCAATAACAGGACAGATCACAACGGTCTCATTCTCGGCAATTCTCTCAAGCAATGGTTCTAACCAACCGGAGACACATTCGCAGTGACAGTCGAGAAAGGTGAGGACATCACCAGTAGCAAAGGTAGCTCCAATTAAGCGCGCGCGAACCAACCCTTCCCGTTTGTTGGTCCGTATCAAACGAACTCTTTTCAGGCTGCTTATGTACTTCTCAAGGTCAGTTTTCAAATACACTTTATCACTCAAATCATCCACCAATATAATTTctttcagaagcactgaagGAGAAGTTTCAAGAACACTGTGTACTGTCCGCAGCAACGTGGACCAGGCTTCATTGTAGAAGGCAATTACAACAGAGGTTGTGGGCAGCTTTCTGTAGTTATATGATTTAGTTTTACAGCCACTCATTCGATTGTCTTCAATGTGCCGATGGAGAGATATTTTATCActcaaataaatattaattgcaTACTTATCGATCAGCTCTGATTCCTGTTTCTTCTCCTCGGGGCTCAGCTGCAGGCGAGTGGGTTTGCCCCATTCTCCTGGGGCATAAGAATCGGGTGGAGATTTGTCATAAACCGGGCGAGCCAAATCCACCGCCTCTTCTGCTCCGTCCGTAAAGCGCCGCTCCCATTTCCCTTTGGAGATGCTCTCTCCGGCGAGGGAGGCACCGAAGGAAGAAACAGACAGCTCCAAAGCGAAGTAGGCGACCGTCAAGAAGCCTAACAACGCACAGCTTCTGCGGACCCATGTCCACCTTCTCGCCAGCCGGATCCTCATGGCAGCCCCTCGCAAGCAGCCCCTCGCGGAGCGGAGGTCGGGGAGCCGCCTTCGCCACCGGCTTCCCTCACGCCCCCGGCTGCCCCCGCGCGGGGCTCGGGCCGACACCGGGGGTGCGGCAGGCCGGGCCGGGGAGACGAGGGGCGGCAGAAAGGCACGGCACAGCCCCCACCCGCACGGCCCCGCCGCTGCCCTCGCTTACTTGCTCGCCTGCTtacttcctcctccccctcctcctcctcccctctcaTCGCGGGACAAACCCCTCCCCCGCCCTGTGGTTTGCTCAAAAACTTGTCGCTTAAGGAAGAGGCAGAGACTCGCAGCCTGGCCGCCCGGCCGGCGCGGGAGGCCGCCCCGCCCCCCGGACCCGCTCCCGGAACCGCCGCCGGAGCGGCTCAGTCCGGCGGGCGGGGAGAGCCGCTTCCCGCCCCGCGCACTCACCGAGCTCGGCGGCGCTCGCGCTGAAGGCGACGCCCGTCACCGCCGCCCCGTGGCCTCTGAGGGGACGGATCAAGACCGGGTCCTCCTGAGGGAAAGCGGCGCTCCGTCAGAGCCGTGGTACAGACCCGCGCCCTTCGCCGCCCCCCGTCCCGCTCCCTTACCAGCGCGGAGGCCATGGGCGGAGCGGGCTGCTGCGGCCGCCCGAGCGACGCCTCAAACCCCGCGCGCTCCAGGCCGGCCGGTCGAGCCCCGAGCTCCTCCGCGGCGCCCGCCTCGCGTCCTGCGATCCGCCCATTGGCGGCCTCACGGGAGGAGCGGGGCGGGGCTGTGCCCTGCCGGCACCCGCTCTCTTTCCCGCCATCGGTACTcgatcttttctcttttttttttctccccgaCTAAAGCCTGTCGTTTTTCTTCGCTGTAGGAGCGTCACCCAAGCAGCAGACTTGGCAAGGAGTGCCTGAGGGTAATTTCAGGAGTCAGTCTGCAGTGCGTGTTTCTATCAGTGCTTTTATctgcctcttccttccttcagggGAGCTGCGGAAAGGACAAAACCTTCAGAGCTGGTGAAAGTTACGGCCCGCATGTCCTG encodes:
- the GALNT4 gene encoding polypeptide N-acetylgalactosaminyltransferase 4 is translated as MRIRLARRWTWVRRSCALLGFLTVAYFALELSVSSFGASLAGESISKGKWERRFTDGAEEAVDLARPVYDKSPPDSYAPGEWGKPTRLQLSPEEKKQESELIDKYAINIYLSDKISLHRHIEDNRMSGCKTKSYNYRKLPTTSVVIAFYNEAWSTLLRTVHSVLETSPSVLLKEIILVDDLSDKVYLKTDLEKYISSLKRVRLIRTNKREGLVRARLIGATFATGDVLTFLDCHCECVSGWLEPLLERIAENETVVICPVIDTIDWNTFEYYMQSAEPMIGGFDWRLTFQWHSVPKHERLRRKSETDPIRSPTMAGGLFAVSKKYFEYLGTYDTGMDVWGGENLELSFRVWQCGGMLEIHPCSHVGHVFPKRAPYARPNFLQNTARAAEVWMDEYKEHFYNRNPPARKENYGDISERKLLRERLKCKSFNWYLKNVFSELHVPEDRPGWHGAVRSIGISSECLDYVLPEHNPTGAHLSLFGCHGQGGNQFFEYTSNKEFRFNSVTELCAEVPEQEDFIGMRSCPKDGSPVPEIIIWHFKEDGTIYHPHSGKCLTAYRTAEGRADVEMRTCNAADKNQMWKFEK